In a single window of the Melioribacteraceae bacterium genome:
- a CDS encoding CoA-binding protein codes for MNSETENICTILKKSRSIAVYGISSNSSRISRQIASFLKSSGYHVVGVNPSIDLAGDIVVYPNLKAIPHHIDIVNVFRRSEEIPELINDTLQIKPNVLWLQEGIRNDEAVKPIVEKGITVIQDKCIAVLYNHCKAIGS; via the coding sequence ATGAATAGTGAAACAGAAAATATTTGCACGATTCTCAAAAAATCAAGATCAATTGCTGTTTATGGGATCTCCAGCAATTCTTCAAGAATAAGCAGACAAATTGCGTCATTTTTAAAATCTAGCGGATATCATGTCGTTGGAGTTAATCCCTCAATTGATTTGGCTGGGGATATTGTAGTGTATCCAAATTTAAAAGCAATCCCGCACCATATTGATATAGTAAATGTATTTAGAAGATCCGAAGAAATTCCCGAACTAATAAATGATACTCTGCAAATTAAACCAAACGTGCTCTGGCTACAAGAGGGTATTAGAAACGATGAAGCTGTAAAACCTATTGTTGAGAAGGGAATTACAGTTATTCAAGATAAGTGTATTGCTGTGTTATATAATCATTGCAAAGCTATTGGTAGTTAA
- a CDS encoding 16S rRNA (uracil(1498)-N(3))-methyltransferase — MEPVFLSNTELYLSSSIDNGYVVITDEEQHHIINVMRHKINDNLNVTDGKGNIYNTEIVTITKTQLTAKIISTLTYPNTFQNIIFCIPRLKNNDRFEFALEKCVELGINRFIVFDSDRTVAKGNKIDRWQKLITSAMKQSLQAWLPTVSYAKNFNELMKLEGKKFIFDQKGEMRLNEIMSSGYSTELLMKDTLNYFVFGPEGGFSSEEYRVMSEELKIRLTSNRLRSETAIITAAVLLFTS; from the coding sequence TTGGAACCGGTTTTTCTTTCTAATACAGAACTATATTTATCCTCATCTATTGATAATGGTTATGTTGTTATTACTGATGAGGAGCAGCATCATATCATTAATGTGATGCGACATAAGATTAATGATAATCTAAATGTGACTGATGGTAAGGGAAACATTTACAATACTGAAATCGTAACTATAACTAAAACGCAACTTACGGCTAAAATTATTTCCACTTTAACATATCCCAACACTTTTCAGAATATAATATTCTGCATCCCCAGATTAAAAAATAATGACCGCTTTGAATTTGCGCTTGAAAAGTGTGTTGAGCTGGGCATAAATAGATTTATTGTTTTTGATTCGGATAGAACTGTAGCAAAGGGTAATAAAATTGATCGATGGCAAAAACTAATTACTTCCGCCATGAAGCAATCGTTGCAAGCCTGGCTACCAACAGTTTCCTACGCAAAAAACTTTAATGAATTGATGAAACTGGAAGGAAAGAAATTCATCTTCGATCAAAAAGGGGAAATGCGGCTGAATGAAATTATGAGTTCTGGTTACTCTACAGAGTTATTAATGAAAGATACTCTCAATTATTTTGTATTTGGACCTGAGGGAGGGTTTTCGAGTGAAGAGTATAGAGTAATGAGTGAAGAGTTGAAAATTAGATTAACTTCAAATCGATTGAGAAGTGAAACTGCAATTATCACTGCCGCTGTTTTACTATTTACATCTTAA
- a CDS encoding purine-nucleoside phosphorylase produces the protein MINFSEKYKSLLKQIETEAPFKPDICIVLGSGLGDFADKVDTKKSIATSSLNNYPKSTVQGHSGFLHFSEYKGKKLLIVQGRIHFYEGYDIEKCVLPIVIAAQLKINNLILTNAAGGVNSNFHPGDLMLASSFNAINLKRELSLLISLPSIEAKNSFIDFPSEKLNSSIMNAALEEKILLRHGVYWFTKGPSYETPAEIKMVQKFGGDAVGMSTVHEAIFAKSLGLEVSSISCITNYAAGLSSQKLSHKEVMETAEIVKKDFERLIKKSIELI, from the coding sequence ATGATAAACTTTTCAGAAAAATATAAATCACTGTTAAAACAAATTGAAACTGAAGCCCCTTTTAAGCCCGATATTTGTATTGTGCTTGGTAGTGGACTCGGAGATTTTGCCGATAAGGTTGATACAAAAAAAAGCATTGCGACTTCTTCATTAAATAATTATCCAAAATCAACAGTTCAAGGGCACTCTGGTTTTTTGCATTTCTCTGAATATAAAGGGAAAAAACTTTTAATTGTTCAGGGAAGAATTCACTTTTATGAAGGTTATGATATTGAAAAATGTGTGCTGCCAATCGTTATTGCGGCTCAGTTGAAGATTAACAATCTCATTTTAACCAATGCCGCCGGAGGTGTTAATTCTAATTTTCATCCGGGTGATTTGATGCTTGCTTCCTCTTTTAACGCAATCAATTTAAAGAGGGAATTAAGTTTATTAATTAGTCTTCCCTCAATTGAAGCAAAAAATTCATTTATAGATTTCCCTTCCGAAAAATTAAATTCTTCAATTATGAACGCGGCTCTCGAAGAGAAAATATTATTGAGGCATGGCGTTTATTGGTTTACAAAAGGTCCATCATACGAAACTCCCGCAGAAATAAAAATGGTTCAGAAATTTGGAGGGGATGCCGTAGGAATGTCAACAGTTCACGAAGCAATTTTCGCTAAAAGTTTAGGTTTAGAAGTTTCATCAATCTCATGTATAACTAATTACGCGGCCGGATTATCATCTCAAAAACTTTCACATAAAGAGGTAATGGAGACAGCTGAAATTGTAAAAAAGGATTTTGAACGGCTTATCAAAAAAAGTATTGAGTTAATTTAA
- a CDS encoding NupC/NupG family nucleoside CNT transporter has translation MNFFLNFLQGLLGIAVILGIAFLLSNNKRRINWRLVFSGLAIQITFAIFIIKGDQLAQFFSPLGWPKEFFRFLSSFFVLILQFTTEGSKFVFGTLGLGPGNEGSLGVFFAFQVLPTIIFFGTLMSVLYHLGIMQKIVQGMAWIMARLMGTSGAESLSNTANIFVGQSEAPLMIKPFIKGLTQSELLTIMAGGMATIAGGVMAAYIQMLGQSFAASMNISIQEAQLLFATHLLGASVMAAPASLLISKIIIPEIGEPETKGKVKVNVEKTSSNVIEAAAAGASDGMQLAINVAAMLIGFIAIISLLNYLMGQIGDVTGLNAYLMANFNQTLSFQFLFGSILQFLAFSIGVPWDSAYYFGSLLGTKVVLNEFVAYLDMSKLIELKNLTNPKAILMATYALCGFANFSSIAIQIGGISPLAPERRGDLAKLGIRALIAGTLATLLTATLAGIMA, from the coding sequence ATGAATTTTTTCTTAAATTTTTTACAAGGACTATTAGGAATTGCAGTAATACTTGGTATTGCATTTCTCTTATCAAATAATAAAAGAAGAATTAACTGGAGGTTAGTTTTTTCTGGTTTAGCAATTCAAATTACATTCGCAATTTTTATTATTAAAGGAGATCAATTAGCTCAATTCTTTTCTCCTCTAGGCTGGCCTAAAGAATTCTTTAGATTTCTTAGCAGTTTTTTTGTATTAATTCTGCAGTTTACTACTGAAGGTTCAAAATTTGTTTTTGGCACACTGGGATTGGGCCCGGGAAATGAAGGAAGTCTTGGTGTTTTTTTCGCATTTCAAGTTCTTCCAACCATAATATTTTTTGGTACGCTCATGAGCGTGTTATATCACCTTGGGATTATGCAAAAAATAGTTCAAGGGATGGCATGGATAATGGCTAGATTGATGGGCACCAGCGGCGCAGAATCACTATCGAATACAGCAAATATATTTGTCGGGCAATCAGAAGCGCCATTGATGATAAAACCATTTATCAAAGGATTAACGCAGAGCGAGCTACTTACTATTATGGCTGGCGGTATGGCTACAATTGCCGGTGGAGTGATGGCGGCTTACATTCAAATGCTTGGTCAATCTTTCGCCGCTTCAATGAATATTTCAATACAAGAAGCGCAATTGTTATTCGCGACCCATTTACTGGGAGCTAGCGTAATGGCGGCACCAGCTTCGTTATTAATCTCAAAAATAATTATTCCTGAAATCGGTGAACCCGAAACTAAAGGTAAAGTAAAAGTTAATGTAGAAAAAACATCTTCCAATGTTATTGAAGCGGCTGCTGCGGGTGCTAGTGATGGAATGCAACTGGCAATTAATGTTGCAGCCATGCTCATCGGATTTATTGCAATTATATCACTACTAAATTATTTGATGGGACAAATTGGTGATGTTACCGGATTAAATGCTTATTTAATGGCAAATTTTAATCAGACTCTCAGCTTTCAATTTTTGTTTGGTTCAATACTACAATTTTTAGCATTCAGCATCGGTGTTCCATGGGACAGCGCTTATTATTTCGGTAGTTTACTCGGTACCAAAGTTGTATTGAATGAATTTGTAGCTTATCTAGATATGAGCAAGCTTATTGAATTAAAAAATCTTACGAATCCAAAAGCAATTCTAATGGCAACTTACGCATTGTGCGGGTTCGCCAATTTTAGTTCAATCGCAATTCAGATTGGAGGCATCTCCCCACTTGCACCGGAACGCAGAGGTGATTTAGCAAAACTCGGAATAAGAGCTTTAATCGCAGGTACATTGGCAACTCTTCTTACGGCAACTTTAGCTGGAATTATGGCATGA